AGACCTAATGCTTTCGGTACAGTTGGTCTGGCCGGCCCTGTCGCCAACATTGGCGGCGATACAATCCTCGAAAGCCTTGTTGCAGATGAAAGTGGGCATGGTCTGCTCGTAGTACTCAAGGCCGGGTGCGGAGCCGTTCGGGCAGATGCAAGAGTACTCAAGGGTCGTCTGTTGGGTGGAGTTAGCACGACAACAAAAGTCAGTGTATTtcttggaggggggggttgcagGGTGTGATGTAGACCACGAAGAACCATGTCAGGCATGTCCATCGGTGCGGTGGCGTCtgggagagaagaaaaaaagagggcGCCTTACCGAGTCGCAGTCGTTGGTCGTGGGGTTGGGCTGGCAAAGAACCTTGCAAGTGTTGCGCTCGGCGACACACCAGTTGGCTACGAGTAATTGTTAGCTGGTCTGGGCGTACCGCGCGAAGACTCGGCGAACGACAAGGTCGAGAGCGTCGATAAAGACCATAAGGAACGATTGACTCACCTTTTTGGTTGATCGTGACAGTGCCCACGTTAATATCGGCAGCGGTGTAGATCTTGCGCTGAGCAGAGACTGCAGTAATGGCCGAGAGGGCCAGGACGGCGAAGGAAGTACGCATGTTGGCGAGTGGTGATGGGGTGCAGAGATAGTCGGATGTGCGgcggtgttgttgttgttgttgtttttgtgGTTTGTGATGAATGGACGGAGGGATTGTCTGACGATCAATCAAGCAATATTTGGGTTCCGAGATATCGTAGACGGCAGCGTGAAGATGTTGTGCCGGATCTGCTTCTTGGTGATGTTTGACAGACGGAGAGCGGGAAAAAAAGTAGAAGAGAGGTCACAACAGACGGACGACGCGGGCAACGATGTGGTTTTATTATGAGGCAAGCATgcagcaacggcaacagGCAGAGGTGTGGTTCCCACGTCTCTGTCTCCGGCCGCACTTGCCTCAAATGCGGTAAGCGCaatgggggggaggagagacgcggaagaagaaaaaaaagacaggaaaaaaagaggaagagagagcgagCATTTGCAAGGGTGGCTAGTGGAACAACAGAAACCGCACCTTCCCTCTTGTGAACATCAGAAAGACAGGCAAGGCATGGTTTGATTGCGGTACCTGCCCGGCCGGCCGCGGTGTTTTTCTCCCTTCCCACGATGCCCGCTGTCCAATGTGTGTGAGGCAGTTGCAGTTTGCCGGTCTTGGCTCCTTCCCACACAAACAAGGTGTGTGTATCCGTACGGATACACTACCTAGCTAGGTGCGATAGGTACTTCCATTGTAAGTCGCAAATGTGGCTGGGATCCACACATCATGCCGGGTCACAGAGTGGGGgtgaggggaagggaggggaggggaaacgGCCAGGAAGGTGCTCTCCCTGGCGTCGTATTGGCGTAACTTCTATCTCCGTCGAATGTCGAATG
This sequence is a window from Colletotrichum higginsianum IMI 349063 chromosome 8, whole genome shotgun sequence. Protein-coding genes within it:
- a CDS encoding Pci domain-containing protein, encoding MRTSFAVLALSAITAVSAQRKIYTAADINVGTVTINQKANWCVAERNTCKVLCQPNPTTNDCDSTTLEYSCICPNGSAPGLEYYEQTMPTFICNKAFEDCIAANVGDRAGQTNCTESIRSQCGTVNAQADEASGTTTSASASATNTPTGTGSADAAATTAPSSSSSSAWAAPTANPARYGNAAAVAAIGLFAYML